From Neodiprion pinetum isolate iyNeoPine1 chromosome 7, iyNeoPine1.2, whole genome shotgun sequence, a single genomic window includes:
- the LOC124223078 gene encoding uncharacterized protein: MINAKSTVNGVAVIAALLSVLAEGSPIGKSDEGCSILINGGLAEPQPLILRPGFEGGYVIPEETGSGSVTLAVGESLRLVCLGNSFDLETSEPVEDANVTCVGGTTFTFEGLGITEEFENIGCLSYPTHTARRTGVACPNGEVCEIGFDLGDGDFQRLITLCHDDVDQNTILAHAKVPAVIDAAQTSFPRPGFLKGDFYVGVSMANIYTRVNQRATLAGIIGSEELALEYLPASGTYYWAKGHLVAKTDLIYGAHQRSTFYYLNTVPMWQNINAGNWGIVEANLKNLATNRDVDLDVWTGSTGVLTLADVNGDQQEIHLYVDENNNRAVPVPKLLFKVVWEESSGLGVAFVTVNNPYLEELDDEHVICTDVCDQVSYLTWNPTRSDRGLSYCCEVDDFRKAFPDIPEFTTTGILA; encoded by the exons ATGATCAACGCGAAGAGCACGGTGAATGGCGTGGCCGTCATCGCAGCCCTGCTCTCGGTCCTCGCCGAAGGCAGTCCGATCGGGAAAAGTGACGAGG GCTGCTCGATCCTGATCAACGGCGGCCTCGCCGAGCCCCAGCCGCTGATTCTAAGGCCCGGTTTCGAGGGCGGTTACGTCATCCCCGAGGAGACGGGTTCCGGAAGCGTGACCCTCGCGGTGGGCGAGTCCCTGCGGCTGGTCTGCCTGGGAAACAGCTTCGACCTAGAGACCAGCGAGCCGGTGGAAGACGCGAATGTGACCTGCGTCGGGGGTACGACCTTCACCTTCGAGGGCCTCGGGATAACGGAGGAGTTCGAGAACATCGGTTGTCTGAGCTACCCGACGCACACCGCGAGGCGGACGGGGGTCGCCTGCCCCAACGGCGAGGTCTGCGAGATCGGGTTCGACCTCGGAGACGGCGACTTTCAGCGGTTGATCACCCTCTGCCACGACGACGTCGACCAGAACACGATCCTCGCCCACGCGAAGGTCCCGGCGGTTATCGACGCCGCCCAGACCTCCTTCCCTCGTCCCGGATTCCTCAAGGGCGACTTCTACGTCGGGGTATCAATGGCCAACATCTACACCAGGGTTAACCAGCGCGCGACCCTCGCCGGGATAATCGGGAGCGAGGAACTCGCCCTTGAGTACCTCCCCGCCTCGGGGACCTACTACTGGGCGAAGGGTCACCTCGTCGCGAAGACGGACCTGATCTACGGTGCCCACCAGCGCTCGACTTTCTACTACCTGAACACCGTGCCGATGTGGCAGAACATCAACGCCGGCAACTGGGGGATCGTCGAGGCGAACCTTAAGAACCTCGCGACCAACAGGGACGTCGACCTCGACGTGTGGACCGGGTCCACGGGCGTTCTGACGCTCGCCGACGTGAACGGCGACCAGCAGGAGATCCACCTCTACGTCGACGAGAACAACAACCGGGCCGTACCCGTCCCGAAGCTGCTGTTCAAGGTCGTCTGGGAGGAGAGCTCGGGGCTCGGCGTCGCCTTCGTCACCGTGAACAACCCCTACCTCGAGGAACTCGACGACGAGCACGTCATATGTACGGACGTCTGCGACCAGGTATCCTACCTTACCTGGAACCCTACGCGCAGCGACCGAGGCTTGAGCTACTGCTGCGAGGTCGACGATTTCCGGAAAGCCTTCCCCGACATACCCGAGTTCACGACCACCGGGATCTTGGCTTGa